From a single Ornithodoros turicata isolate Travis chromosome 8, ASM3712646v1, whole genome shotgun sequence genomic region:
- the LOC135367067 gene encoding solute carrier organic anion transporter family member 4A1-like isoform X4 — MGKSRGKRRKKRKGRKGLAQEKATMTAEHSAPSALAASTEDAQPLDQPAAEAPDKRIDLSSTSQGSRDVAAPETPVVPPAASRPDVVASPSLPRAKPSFEKLPVELFPGEASPFSVLLTPARTAQSPEKALSQRPSILKSDGTRRSSMALSQTGASSMRSLKSTGAVTVEQEVNPDTACGFLCVRSAFLDRFRTVEWVLFFLCCISFLRNFSVGGIMFVVLPSLERRYQLTGSETGTIVSSNDMASSLLVLPVCFLASNRNKPNFVGGGIALVGVGNLVITMAHFLAPPYKPGGVAGADETCPKLHHAADTGLQGDSVRHFRFVLIFGQILAGIGTTPVHTVSVAYLVENMHPEKAPAYVGMFNSMAVFGPSLGFIIGGLTLKCYVDILTDYKALGITSSSGSWVGAWWLGFLVSAVLGLVLGFIMVMFPKHLPGHDELSLEQEKNVIESIHTLSVLPTCDFGDRLSDLPRALFKLCKNATLDLICLARSFSLMYVTGITTVLTKFLETQFALTSSKAALLIGPLVLVAGVGGAIAGGVLVSKLKLGCTGILRLCIANSFLSVLSILVFWWACPDTDLAVNTNKTDTQTSSSQYDLPCNSHCGCTEDVVQLICSAENQLYLSPCYAGCQVAVAGGNITGYTQCYCVNAKMSMHGSDGTVEVQAVRARCISNCGLLVPYLAAIVTSLTSVFLSLAPSTAVAIQVVKPKERALALGLLGLITRVLGSIPAPMMFGMIVDSTCAAWNKPGGHRGNCVSYRNIDLAHGVFFTLLMCIFACIACYGGALYKVSKMEAETEKGNIIPDKK; from the exons ATGGGGAAGTCACGCGGTAAACGGCGCAAGAAGCGGAAGGGTCGCAAAGGTCTCGCACAGGAAAAGGCAACCATGACGGCCGAACATAGTGCACCAAGTGCGTTGGCTGCGTCAACAGAGGATGCACAGCCTCTTGACCAGCCTGCTGCTGAAGCACCAGACAAGCGTATTGATTTATCCTCGACATCTCAGGGATCACGCGATGTAGCCGCTCCGGAAACTCCTGTTGTCCCTCCAGCGGCATCGCGTCCTGACGTCGTTGCTTCTCCTTCTCTTCCTCGCGCTAAGCCCAGCTTTGAGAAATTACCTGTTGAACTATTCCCGGGGGAGGCATCCCCATTCAGTGTCCTCCTTACGCCCGCTCGTACAGCACAGTCACCGGAGAAGG CTCTCAGTCAACGACCGAGCATCCTCAAGAGTGACGGCACACGCCGCTCTTCCATGGCTTTGTCCCAGACGGGAGCTTCTTCTATGAGATCGCTGAAGTCAACGGGCGCGGTCACTG TTGAGCAGGAGGTGAACCCCGACACAGCATGTGGCTTCCTCTGCGTGCGTTCTGCTTTCCTGGATCGGTTCCGCACCGTCGAATGGGTCTTATTCTTCTTGTGCTGCATTTCGTTTCTGCGGAATTTCTCTGTGGGCGGCATCATGTTCGTCGTACTTCCCTCTCTCGAGCGACGGTATCAGCTGACTGGGTCCGAGACTG GCACCATTGTGAGCTCAAACGACATGGCCAGCTCTCTGCTGGTGCTTCCCGTGTGCTTCCTTGCAAGCAATCGCAACAAGCCTAATTTCGTGGGAGGAGGCATCGCATTGGTTGGCGTAGGAAATCTGGTCATCACCATGGCTCACTTCCTCGCACCACCCTACAAACCGGGAGGGGTAGCAGGAGCCGACGAGACGTGCCCCAAGCTGCATCATGCAGCCGACACGGGTTTACAGGGAGACAGCGTTCGTCACTTCCGTTTCGTACTAATATTTGGCCAGATACTGGCCGGCATAGGAACGACTCCGGTTCATACGGTGTCTGTCGCGTATCTGGTGGAAAACATGCATCCGGAGAAAGCTCCAGCTTATGTAG GCATGTTCAACAGCATGGCCGTGTTTGGACCCTCACTTGGGTTCATCATCGGTGGTTTGACGCTCAAGTGCTATGTGGACATCCTCACGGATTATAAAGC GTTGGGCATCACTTCGAGCAGCGGATCATGGGTAGGAGCATGGTGGCTCGGTTTTCTCGTCTCTGCTGTGCTAGGACTGGTCTTGGGCTTCATCATGGTAATGTTTCCCAAGCACCTTCCTG GTCACGATGAGCTGTCGCTTGAGCAAGAGAAGAATGTTATCGAATCCATACACACATTGTCAGTCTTACCGACGTGCGATTTTGGAGATCGCTTGTCCGACCTACCACGTGCTCTGTTCAAGCTTTGCAAGAACGCCACCTTAGACTTAATCTGCCTCGCACGTTCTTTCAGTC TGATGTACGTAACAGGCATCACTACAGTGTTGACAAAGTTTCTTGAGACACAGTTCGCTCTCACATCATCCAAAGCCGCCCTACTTATTG GGCCCCTAGTGCTTGTGGCTGGAGTTGGAGGAGCCATTGCTGGAGGTGTCCTGGTTTCAAAACTGAAGCTAGGATGCACGGGCATTTTACGCCTCTGCATCGCGAACTCGTTTCTTTCCGTACTCAGCATATTGGTCTTCTGGTGGGCGTGCCCGGACACTGATCTCGCAGTCAACACAAACAAGACTGATACGCAAAC TAGCAGCTCTCAATACGACTTGCCTTGCAATAGCCATTGTGGCTGCACCGAAGATGTGGTGCAGCTGATTTGCAGCGCCGAAAACCAGCTCTACTTGTCACCTTGCTACGCGGGCTGCCAGGTGGCTGTGGCCGGCGGCAACATCACG GGTTATACTCAGTGCTACTGCGTTAACGCCAAAATGTCCATGCACGGTAGTGATGGTACCGTCGAGGTTCAAGCCGTTCGTGCCCGGTGTATAAGTAATTGTGGACTCCTGGTTCCGTATTTGGCGGCCATCGTAACCAGCCTTACCTCAGTCTTTCTCAGCCTGGCCCCCTCCACTGCTGTCGCCATACA AGTGGTGAAGCCGAAGGAGAGAGCTCTGGCACTGGGGTTATTGGGTCTCATTACTCGAGTTCTTG GAAGTATACCCGCACCTATGATGTTTGGCATGATCGTCGACTCCACCTGTGCGGCTTGGAATAAACCGGGCGGTCATCGCGGAAACTGCGTCAGCTATCGGAACATCGACTTAGCCCACGGCGTCTTCTTCACCCTTCTTATGTGCATCTTCGCTTGCATAGCTTGTTATGGAGGCGCCCTGTACAAAGTCTCGAAAATGGAAGCAGAAACGGAAAAAGGAAAT ATTATTCCTGATAAGAAGTAA